In Prionailurus viverrinus isolate Anna chromosome C2, UM_Priviv_1.0, whole genome shotgun sequence, one DNA window encodes the following:
- the MIS18A gene encoding protein Mis18-alpha isoform X2, with amino-acid sequence MAGSWSPRCKGCSSTSCTCGGDKGKWGDSSLLGRRLSEDSDRHQLLQKWASIWTSLSGDPSVACAERTRREEAVEPAEEEDRPLVFLCSGCRRPLGDSLSWVTSQEDTNCILLRCVSCNVSVDKEQILSKRKNENGCVLETLYCSGCSLNLGHIYRCTPKSLDYKRDLFCLRVEAIESYILGSSEKQIVSEDKELFNLESRVEIEKSLKQMEDVLKALQAKLWEVESKLSFTSCKS; translated from the exons ATGGCGGGCAGTTGGTCGCCGCGTTGCAAAGGTTGCTCTTCTACTAGCTGTACGTGTGGCGGCGACAAGGGCAAGTGGGGCGACTCCTCCCTGTTAGGCAGGCGGCTCTCGGAGGACTCGGACCGTCACCAGCTGCTGCAGAAGTGGGCCAGCATTTGGACCTCCTTGAGCGGGGACCCGTCGGTGGCCTGTGCAGAGAGGACGCGGCGCGAGGAGGCTGTGGAGCCGGCCGAGGAGGAGGACAGGCCGCTGGTGTTTCTGTGCTCCGGCTGCCGGCGACCGCTGGGCGACTCCTTGAGCTGGGTGACGAGCCAAGAGGACACCAACTGCATCTTGCTGCGCT GTGTTTCCTGTAATGTTTCTGTGGATAAGGAACAGATACTGTCCAAAcgtaaaaatgaaaatggttg TGTTCTGGAGACGTTGTACTGCTCTGGGTGCTCGCTCAACCTCGGTCACATCTACAGATGCACACCCAAGAGCCTAGATTACAAGAGAGACTTGTTTTGCCTCAGGGTTGAAGCCATTGAAAG TTATATTTTAGGGTCCTCGGAAAAGCAAATCGTGTCAGAAGATAAAGAACTTTTTAATCTTGAAAGCAGAGTTGAAATAGAAAAGTCTCTAAAGCAG ATGGAAGATGTTTTGAAAGCATTACAAGCGAAGCTGTGGGAGGTTGAATCAAAGTTGTCCTTTACCAGCTGCAAAAGCTGA
- the MIS18A gene encoding protein Mis18-alpha isoform X1, with amino-acid sequence MAGSWSPRCKGCSSTSCTCGGDKGKWGDSSLLGRRLSEDSDRHQLLQKWASIWTSLSGDPSVACAERTRREEAVEPAEEEDRPLVFLCSGCRRPLGDSLSWVTSQEDTNCILLRCVSCNVSVDKEQILSKRKNENGCGIFVITSCTLFAEAPAFRCCSVLETLYCSGCSLNLGHIYRCTPKSLDYKRDLFCLRVEAIESYILGSSEKQIVSEDKELFNLESRVEIEKSLKQMEDVLKALQAKLWEVESKLSFTSCKS; translated from the exons ATGGCGGGCAGTTGGTCGCCGCGTTGCAAAGGTTGCTCTTCTACTAGCTGTACGTGTGGCGGCGACAAGGGCAAGTGGGGCGACTCCTCCCTGTTAGGCAGGCGGCTCTCGGAGGACTCGGACCGTCACCAGCTGCTGCAGAAGTGGGCCAGCATTTGGACCTCCTTGAGCGGGGACCCGTCGGTGGCCTGTGCAGAGAGGACGCGGCGCGAGGAGGCTGTGGAGCCGGCCGAGGAGGAGGACAGGCCGCTGGTGTTTCTGTGCTCCGGCTGCCGGCGACCGCTGGGCGACTCCTTGAGCTGGGTGACGAGCCAAGAGGACACCAACTGCATCTTGCTGCGCT GTGTTTCCTGTAATGTTTCTGTGGATAAGGAACAGATACTGTCCAAAcgtaaaaatgaaaatggttg TGGGATCTTTGTTATAACGAGTTGTACCCTGTTTGCTGAAGCACCGGCCTTTCGCTGTTGCAGTGTTCTGGAGACGTTGTACTGCTCTGGGTGCTCGCTCAACCTCGGTCACATCTACAGATGCACACCCAAGAGCCTAGATTACAAGAGAGACTTGTTTTGCCTCAGGGTTGAAGCCATTGAAAG TTATATTTTAGGGTCCTCGGAAAAGCAAATCGTGTCAGAAGATAAAGAACTTTTTAATCTTGAAAGCAGAGTTGAAATAGAAAAGTCTCTAAAGCAG ATGGAAGATGTTTTGAAAGCATTACAAGCGAAGCTGTGGGAGGTTGAATCAAAGTTGTCCTTTACCAGCTGCAAAAGCTGA